The DNA region CCGGTCGCGGAAGTACTCGAGCTTCTCCTCGGGCGTGCCCTTCGGCGGCGCGGGATCTCGCGGCCAGTCGGCGAGCACGTCGGCGGGGTCGGGGCGTGGGGTGGCGCTGGCCACCTTCACCTTGCCGAGCGGGGCGCCGCGCGGCGGGGGCGGGGGCGGCGGGCGGGGCGCGGCGGCGGGCGCTTGGCGCGCGCCGGCGACGGGCGGCGGGGTGGCGGCGGCGGCGAGCGCGCCGGCGAGGCCGCGCGCGGCGACCACGCCGGACTCCACCCGCTGCAGCACGGGGGGTGGCTCGTTCTCGCCCGCCCGCGGGGCGCGCGAGGCCGCCGCGGCGCCGGGCGGCGGCGCGGGCGGCGGCGGCGGGACGGGCGCGTCGCCGTGGAGCAGCGCGGCGGCGCGGCCGAGCAGCTCGGCCAGCTCGAAGGGCTTCTTGAGGTAGTCGTCGGCGCGGGTGCGGGTGGCCCGGTGCGCGGCGATGGCGGCGTCGGTGGCCTCGCCGGTGTAGAGCAGCAGCGGCACCGAGGCGGCGGCGCGCTTCAGCCGGTTGCACACCGAGAAGCCGCTCATGTCGGGCAGCTCGGCCGCGAGCAGGATGAGGTCGGGCGCGAGCTCGCGGCAGCGCGTCAGCGCCGGCTCGCCGCTCCCCACCGCGGTCACCGAGAAGCCGGCCGGCCCGAGCGCGCGACGGATCTCTTCGGCGAGGCCGGGATCCGGCTCGACCAGCAGGACGTTCAGGGCCATGGCTGCCGCATGCTACCGCCGATCCGCCGAGCGTGAGAAATGCCCACCCGCCTCGATATCGCCCGCGCGGAGCAGGGGCGGATGTGCGCGGATCGCGCGGCCCCGGCGCCGCACGGCGACCGCGGCCGCGCCCGAGCCCGGCCGGCGTCCGGCGCTGGCGCGCGGCGCGGGGGAAGGGTAGGAATCGGCCCAACGGAGGCCCGCCTTGTCCACGCACTCGCTCACCCTCGACGTCCCGCGCGCGCGCGCCGAGGACCTCTCCGCCGAGCTCTGGGAGCTGGGCGCGTCCGGCGTGGAGGTGCGCGACGGCGAGGGGACGCCCATGCCCGGCCAGCCGCAGCCGGCGCCGGGCCGGGCGCTGCTCGTGGCCTGGTTCGCGGACCGCGCCTCGGCCGAGGCCGCCGCGGACGCCGCGGGCGGCGGCGAGGTGGCGGAGGTGCCGGACGAGGACTGGGGCGAGACCTGGAAGAAGGGGCTCGGGCCGATGGTGATCGGCCGGGCGTTCGTGCGGCCGTCGTGGGTGGACGCGCCGGTGCCGCCGGGCCTCGCCGAGGTGGTGCTGGATCCGGGCATGGCGTTCGGGACCGGCACGCACCCCACCACCTCTCTGTGCCTGGCGGGCCTCTCGGAGCTGCTCGCGGCGCGCCCGGGCGCGTCGGTGCTCGACGTGGGCACCGGGTCCGGGCTGCTCGCCATCGCGGCGCGGAAGCTCGGCGCGGGCCGGGTCACCGGCAACGACAACGACCCGGTGGCGGTCGCGGTGGCGCGCGAGAACGCGGCGCGGAACGGCGTCCCCGAGGTGGCGCTCACCGAGGCCGCGCTCCCGGCCATCGGCGGCGCCTTCGACGTCGTGGTCGCGAACATCCTCGCGAACACGCTCGTCGAGCTGGCCCCGGAGATCGC from Anaeromyxobacter dehalogenans 2CP-C includes:
- the prmA gene encoding 50S ribosomal protein L11 methyltransferase; translated protein: MSTHSLTLDVPRARAEDLSAELWELGASGVEVRDGEGTPMPGQPQPAPGRALLVAWFADRASAEAAADAAGGGEVAEVPDEDWGETWKKGLGPMVIGRAFVRPSWVDAPVPPGLAEVVLDPGMAFGTGTHPTTSLCLAGLSELLAARPGASVLDVGTGSGLLAIAARKLGAGRVTGNDNDPVAVAVARENAARNGVPEVALTEAALPAIGGAFDVVVANILANTLVELAPEIAARLAPGGAVLLSGILTPQEDEVRAAYLALGLRPLAGGDRREGEWSLLALEKPRA